A portion of the Salmo trutta chromosome 1, fSalTru1.1, whole genome shotgun sequence genome contains these proteins:
- the LOC115198550 gene encoding axin-1 isoform X1 has product MDAVNMSVGDKVGGYLVDLGGSFTEDAPRPPVPGEEGELVSSDGRPYNHGFYSFKSEILKNEASTATPRRPDLDLGYEPEGSASPTPPYLKWAESLHSLLDDQDGIHLFRTFLKQEECADVLDFWFACTGFRKLEANEGQGEEKKLKLAKAIYKKYILDNNGIVSRQIKPATKSFIKDCVMRLHIDPAMFDQAQTEIQTMMEENTYPLFLKSDIYLEYTRTGGESPKLYSDQCSVSGVGKVLPGYLPTLNEDEEWRCDHELEEQQESDPTPSNRLTQKLLQETTSQRVTSTKRFQDSHEYRHVPWREPVNPYYVNTGYAMAPATSANDSEQQSMSSASDVDTLSLTDSSVDGVPPYKYRKQHRREMHESAKANGRVPLPHIPRTNRIPKDIHVEPGKFAADLISRLEGVQREREAQEKLEERLKRVRLEEEGEDADISTSTSFSSHRLPPGGHPQHYNNPRYSDIGYNGLALRPDAHEENPESILDDHVQRVMKTPGCQSPGTGRHSPKSRSPDGFPAGGKVPGPGMPPPTGPGKHPARLGPKGEAASHQYHHKHVHHIHHPAGGKPKEQVEADAAMRVNGNFHWGTEQHNYGSKSRNYADGTGPSPMDPMGYSSKGSTLSKRPFKKAEEVRTFEVPVPTEDVERNQKILQWMMEGEAVRNKKSPYGSTTGSKKTPSSHEVSRPSSVERPGAVHPWVSAQLRNSVQPSHPFIQDPTMPPNPAPNPLTQLEEARRRLEEEKKKTGTLQTKQRYVMEVIQRGRAAARPALFPPLSVVPAVSDTELSESEHKGTKKPACENITVAYYFCGEPIPYRTSVKGRMVMLGQFKELLTKKGSYRYFFKKLSNDFGVVFEEVRDDDAVLPIFEEKIIGKVEKID; this is encoded by the exons ATGGACGCTGTGAACATGAGCGTGGGCGACAAGGTGGGGGGTTACCTGGTGGATCTGGGAGGCAGCTTCACTGAGGATGCCCCCAGACCCCCGGTccctggggaggagggagagctgGTGTCCAGCGATGGACGGCCCTACAACCACGGCTTCTATTCCTTCAAGAGCGAGATCCTCAAGAACGAGGCCTCCACGGCCACGCCCAGACGACCTGACCTGGACCTGGGCTATGAGCCGGAAGGCAGCGCCTCCCCCACGCCGCCCTACCTTAAGTGGGCAGAGTCTCTGCACTCCCTCCTGGATGACCAGGATGGTATCCACCTGTTCAGGACGTTCCTCAAGCAGGAGGAATGTGCCGACGTGTTGGACTTCTGGTTCGCCTGCACTGGCTTCCGGAAGCTCGAGGCCAACGAGGGCCAGGGCGAGGAGAAGAAGCTGAAACTGGCGAAAGCCATTTATAAAAAGTACATCCTGGACAACAATGGAATAGTCTCGAGACAGATCAAACCGGCCACCAAGAGCTTCATCAAGGACTGTGTGATGAGGCTGCACATTGACCCGGCCATGTTTGACCAGGCTCAGACTGAGATTCAGACTATGATGGAGGAGAACACCTACCCGCTGTTCCTCAAGTCAGATATCTATTTGGAATACACCAGGACTGGGGGGGAGAGCCCTAAGCTCTACAGCGACCAGTGCTCTGTCTCTGGGGTCGGGAAGGTTTTACCAGGGTATTTGCCCACGCTGAACGAGGACGAGGAGTGGAGATGTGACCACGAGctggaggagcagcaggagagtgATCCCACTCCCAGCAACCGGCTCACTCAGAAGCTGCTTCAGGAGACGACTTCCCAACGCGTCACCAGCACCAAGAGATTCCAGGACAGTCACGAGTACAG ACATGTGCCGTGGCGGGAGCCTGTCAACCCGTACTATGTCAACACGGGCTACGCCATGGCCCCTGCCACCAGCGCCAACGACAGCGAGCAGCAGAGCATGTCCAGTGCCAGCGACGTAGACACACTCTCCCTGACAGACAGCAGTGT AGATGGGGTTCCACCATACAAATATCGCAAACAGCATCGACGAGAGATGCACGAAAGTGCCAAAGCAAATGGGCGTGTGCCACTACCTCATATTCCT CGAACAAACCGGATACCAAAGGACATTCACGTGGAGCCGGGGAAGTTTGCGGCGGATCTGATCAGCCGGCTGGAGGGAgtgcagagggagagggaggcccAGGAGAAACTGGAGGAGCGGCTGAAGAGAGTCCGATTG gaggaagagggtgaggatGCAGACATCTCCACATCCACCTCGTTCTCCAGTCACAGACTGCCCCCTGGTGGCCACCCACAGCACTACAACAACCCCCGCTACTCTGACATCGGCTACAACGGCCTGGCGCTGCGGCCTGACGCCCACGAGGAGAACCCCGAGAGCATCCTGGACGACCACGTCCAGCGAGTCATGAAGACCCCCGGCTGCCAGTCCCCGGGCACCGGCCGTCACTCTCCCAAGTCCCGCTCACCCGACGGCTTCCCTGCAGGTGGCAAGGTGCCCGGACCTGGGATGCCACCGCCCACAGGCCCGGGCAAACACCCAGCTCGGCTGGGGCCCAAGGGGGAAGCTGCCAGCCACCAATACCACCACAAACACGTGCACCACATCCACCACCCGGCCGGAGGGAAGCCCAAAGAGCAGGTGGAGGCTGACGCAGCCATGAGGGTCAATGGTAACTTCCACTGGGGGACGGAGCAGCACAACTATGGGTCCAAGTCTCGCAACTATGCTGACGGCACGGGCCCCAGCCCGATGGATCCTATGGGCTACAG TAGCAAAGGTAGCACGCTATCGAAGCGGCCGTTTAAGAAGGCTGAGGAGGTGCGGACCTTTGAGGTGCCCGTGCCTACGGAGGACGTGGAGAGGAACCAGAAGATCCTCCAGTggatgatggagggagaggcggtCCGCAACAAGAAGAGCCCCTACGG GAGCACCACAGGGTCCAAGAAGACCCCGTCGAGCCACGAGGTGTCGCggcccagctctgtggagcgtCCCGGGGCAGTGCATCCCTGGGTCAGCGCCCAGCTGCGGAACAGTGTGCAGCCCTCACACCCCTTCATCCAGGACCCCACCATGCCCCCCAACCCGGCCCCCAACCCCCTCACCCAGCTGGAGGAGGCTaggaggagactggaggaggagaagaagaagacggGGACCTTACAGACCAAACAGAG GTATGTGATGGAAGTGATCCAGCGGGGGCGCGCTGCCGCCAGGCCCGCCCTTTTCCCACCGCTCAGCGTGGTGCCTGCCGTCTCTGACACAGAGCTCTCCGAGTCCGA ACATAAAGGGACGAAGAAGCCCGCGTGTGAGAACATTACGGTGGCCTACTACTTCTGTGGGGAGCCCATCCCGTACAGGACGTCGGTCAAAGGTCGCATGGTCATGCTGGGCCAGTTCAAAGAGCTACTGACTAAGAAGGGAAGCTACAG GTATTTTTTCAAGAAGCTAAGCAATGACTTTGGGGTGGTGTTCGAAGAGGTACGCGACGACGACGCCGTCCTGCCCATCTTTGAGGAGAAGATCATTGGGAAAGTGGAAAAGATTGATTGA
- the LOC115198550 gene encoding axin-1 isoform X3 → MDAVNMSVGDKVGGYLVDLGGSFTEDAPRPPVPGEEGELVSSDGRPYNHGFYSFKSEILKNEASTATPRRPDLDLGYEPEGSASPTPPYLKWAESLHSLLDDQDGIHLFRTFLKQEECADVLDFWFACTGFRKLEANEGQGEEKKLKLAKAIYKKYILDNNGIVSRQIKPATKSFIKDCVMRLHIDPAMFDQAQTEIQTMMEENTYPLFLKSDIYLEYTRTGGESPKLYSDQCSVSGVGKVLPGYLPTLNEDEEWRCDHELEEQQESDPTPSNRLTQKLLQETTSQRVTSTKRFQDSHEYRHVPWREPVNPYYVNTGYAMAPATSANDSEQQSMSSASDVDTLSLTDSSVDGVPPYKYRKQHRREMHESAKANGRVPLPHIPRTNRIPKDIHVEPGKFAADLISRLEGVQREREAQEKLEERLKRVRLEEEGEDADISTSTSFSSHRLPPGGHPQHYNNPRYSDIGYNGLALRPDAHEENPESILDDHVQRVMKTPGCQSPGTGRHSPKSRSPDGFPAGGKVPGPGMPPPTGPGKHPARLGPKGEAASHQYHHKHVHHIHHPAGGKPKEQVEADAAMRVNGNFHWGTEQHNYGSKSRNYADGTGPSPMDPMGYSSKGSTLSKRPFKKAEEVRTFEVPVPTEDVERNQKILQWMMEGEAVRNKKSPYGSTTGSKKTPSSHEVSRPSSVERPGAVHPWVSAQLRNSVQPSHPFIQDPTMPPNPAPNPLTQLEEARRRLEEEKKKTGTLQTKQRHKGTKKPACENITVAYYFCGEPIPYRTSVKGRMVMLGQFKELLTKKGSYRYFFKKLSNDFGVVFEEVRDDDAVLPIFEEKIIGKVEKID, encoded by the exons ATGGACGCTGTGAACATGAGCGTGGGCGACAAGGTGGGGGGTTACCTGGTGGATCTGGGAGGCAGCTTCACTGAGGATGCCCCCAGACCCCCGGTccctggggaggagggagagctgGTGTCCAGCGATGGACGGCCCTACAACCACGGCTTCTATTCCTTCAAGAGCGAGATCCTCAAGAACGAGGCCTCCACGGCCACGCCCAGACGACCTGACCTGGACCTGGGCTATGAGCCGGAAGGCAGCGCCTCCCCCACGCCGCCCTACCTTAAGTGGGCAGAGTCTCTGCACTCCCTCCTGGATGACCAGGATGGTATCCACCTGTTCAGGACGTTCCTCAAGCAGGAGGAATGTGCCGACGTGTTGGACTTCTGGTTCGCCTGCACTGGCTTCCGGAAGCTCGAGGCCAACGAGGGCCAGGGCGAGGAGAAGAAGCTGAAACTGGCGAAAGCCATTTATAAAAAGTACATCCTGGACAACAATGGAATAGTCTCGAGACAGATCAAACCGGCCACCAAGAGCTTCATCAAGGACTGTGTGATGAGGCTGCACATTGACCCGGCCATGTTTGACCAGGCTCAGACTGAGATTCAGACTATGATGGAGGAGAACACCTACCCGCTGTTCCTCAAGTCAGATATCTATTTGGAATACACCAGGACTGGGGGGGAGAGCCCTAAGCTCTACAGCGACCAGTGCTCTGTCTCTGGGGTCGGGAAGGTTTTACCAGGGTATTTGCCCACGCTGAACGAGGACGAGGAGTGGAGATGTGACCACGAGctggaggagcagcaggagagtgATCCCACTCCCAGCAACCGGCTCACTCAGAAGCTGCTTCAGGAGACGACTTCCCAACGCGTCACCAGCACCAAGAGATTCCAGGACAGTCACGAGTACAG ACATGTGCCGTGGCGGGAGCCTGTCAACCCGTACTATGTCAACACGGGCTACGCCATGGCCCCTGCCACCAGCGCCAACGACAGCGAGCAGCAGAGCATGTCCAGTGCCAGCGACGTAGACACACTCTCCCTGACAGACAGCAGTGT AGATGGGGTTCCACCATACAAATATCGCAAACAGCATCGACGAGAGATGCACGAAAGTGCCAAAGCAAATGGGCGTGTGCCACTACCTCATATTCCT CGAACAAACCGGATACCAAAGGACATTCACGTGGAGCCGGGGAAGTTTGCGGCGGATCTGATCAGCCGGCTGGAGGGAgtgcagagggagagggaggcccAGGAGAAACTGGAGGAGCGGCTGAAGAGAGTCCGATTG gaggaagagggtgaggatGCAGACATCTCCACATCCACCTCGTTCTCCAGTCACAGACTGCCCCCTGGTGGCCACCCACAGCACTACAACAACCCCCGCTACTCTGACATCGGCTACAACGGCCTGGCGCTGCGGCCTGACGCCCACGAGGAGAACCCCGAGAGCATCCTGGACGACCACGTCCAGCGAGTCATGAAGACCCCCGGCTGCCAGTCCCCGGGCACCGGCCGTCACTCTCCCAAGTCCCGCTCACCCGACGGCTTCCCTGCAGGTGGCAAGGTGCCCGGACCTGGGATGCCACCGCCCACAGGCCCGGGCAAACACCCAGCTCGGCTGGGGCCCAAGGGGGAAGCTGCCAGCCACCAATACCACCACAAACACGTGCACCACATCCACCACCCGGCCGGAGGGAAGCCCAAAGAGCAGGTGGAGGCTGACGCAGCCATGAGGGTCAATGGTAACTTCCACTGGGGGACGGAGCAGCACAACTATGGGTCCAAGTCTCGCAACTATGCTGACGGCACGGGCCCCAGCCCGATGGATCCTATGGGCTACAG TAGCAAAGGTAGCACGCTATCGAAGCGGCCGTTTAAGAAGGCTGAGGAGGTGCGGACCTTTGAGGTGCCCGTGCCTACGGAGGACGTGGAGAGGAACCAGAAGATCCTCCAGTggatgatggagggagaggcggtCCGCAACAAGAAGAGCCCCTACGG GAGCACCACAGGGTCCAAGAAGACCCCGTCGAGCCACGAGGTGTCGCggcccagctctgtggagcgtCCCGGGGCAGTGCATCCCTGGGTCAGCGCCCAGCTGCGGAACAGTGTGCAGCCCTCACACCCCTTCATCCAGGACCCCACCATGCCCCCCAACCCGGCCCCCAACCCCCTCACCCAGCTGGAGGAGGCTaggaggagactggaggaggagaagaagaagacggGGACCTTACAGACCAAACAGAG ACATAAAGGGACGAAGAAGCCCGCGTGTGAGAACATTACGGTGGCCTACTACTTCTGTGGGGAGCCCATCCCGTACAGGACGTCGGTCAAAGGTCGCATGGTCATGCTGGGCCAGTTCAAAGAGCTACTGACTAAGAAGGGAAGCTACAG GTATTTTTTCAAGAAGCTAAGCAATGACTTTGGGGTGGTGTTCGAAGAGGTACGCGACGACGACGCCGTCCTGCCCATCTTTGAGGAGAAGATCATTGGGAAAGTGGAAAAGATTGATTGA
- the LOC115198550 gene encoding axin-1 isoform X2, with protein MDAVNMSVGDKVGGYLVDLGGSFTEDAPRPPVPGEEGELVSSDGRPYNHGFYSFKSEILKNEASTATPRRPDLDLGYEPEGSASPTPPYLKWAESLHSLLDDQDGIHLFRTFLKQEECADVLDFWFACTGFRKLEANEGQGEEKKLKLAKAIYKKYILDNNGIVSRQIKPATKSFIKDCVMRLHIDPAMFDQAQTEIQTMMEENTYPLFLKSDIYLEYTRTGGESPKLYSDQCSVSGVGKVLPGYLPTLNEDEEWRCDHELEEQQESDPTPSNRLTQKLLQETTSQRVTSTKRFQDSHEYRHVPWREPVNPYYVNTGYAMAPATSANDSEQQSMSSASDVDTLSLTDSSVDGVPPYKYRKQHRREMHESAKANGRVPLPHIPRTNRIPKDIHVEPGKFAADLISRLEGVQREREAQEKLEERLKRVRLEEEGEDADISTSTSFSSHRLPPGGHPQHYNNPRYSDIGYNGLALRPDAHEENPESILDDHVQRVMKTPGCQSPGTGRHSPKSRSPDGFPAGGKVPGPGMPPPTGPGKHPARLGPKGEAASHQYHHKHVHHIHHPAGGKPKEQVEADAAMRVNGNFHWGTEQHNYGSKSRNYADGTGPSPMDPMGYSKGSTLSKRPFKKAEEVRTFEVPVPTEDVERNQKILQWMMEGEAVRNKKSPYGSTTGSKKTPSSHEVSRPSSVERPGAVHPWVSAQLRNSVQPSHPFIQDPTMPPNPAPNPLTQLEEARRRLEEEKKKTGTLQTKQRYVMEVIQRGRAAARPALFPPLSVVPAVSDTELSESEHKGTKKPACENITVAYYFCGEPIPYRTSVKGRMVMLGQFKELLTKKGSYRYFFKKLSNDFGVVFEEVRDDDAVLPIFEEKIIGKVEKID; from the exons ATGGACGCTGTGAACATGAGCGTGGGCGACAAGGTGGGGGGTTACCTGGTGGATCTGGGAGGCAGCTTCACTGAGGATGCCCCCAGACCCCCGGTccctggggaggagggagagctgGTGTCCAGCGATGGACGGCCCTACAACCACGGCTTCTATTCCTTCAAGAGCGAGATCCTCAAGAACGAGGCCTCCACGGCCACGCCCAGACGACCTGACCTGGACCTGGGCTATGAGCCGGAAGGCAGCGCCTCCCCCACGCCGCCCTACCTTAAGTGGGCAGAGTCTCTGCACTCCCTCCTGGATGACCAGGATGGTATCCACCTGTTCAGGACGTTCCTCAAGCAGGAGGAATGTGCCGACGTGTTGGACTTCTGGTTCGCCTGCACTGGCTTCCGGAAGCTCGAGGCCAACGAGGGCCAGGGCGAGGAGAAGAAGCTGAAACTGGCGAAAGCCATTTATAAAAAGTACATCCTGGACAACAATGGAATAGTCTCGAGACAGATCAAACCGGCCACCAAGAGCTTCATCAAGGACTGTGTGATGAGGCTGCACATTGACCCGGCCATGTTTGACCAGGCTCAGACTGAGATTCAGACTATGATGGAGGAGAACACCTACCCGCTGTTCCTCAAGTCAGATATCTATTTGGAATACACCAGGACTGGGGGGGAGAGCCCTAAGCTCTACAGCGACCAGTGCTCTGTCTCTGGGGTCGGGAAGGTTTTACCAGGGTATTTGCCCACGCTGAACGAGGACGAGGAGTGGAGATGTGACCACGAGctggaggagcagcaggagagtgATCCCACTCCCAGCAACCGGCTCACTCAGAAGCTGCTTCAGGAGACGACTTCCCAACGCGTCACCAGCACCAAGAGATTCCAGGACAGTCACGAGTACAG ACATGTGCCGTGGCGGGAGCCTGTCAACCCGTACTATGTCAACACGGGCTACGCCATGGCCCCTGCCACCAGCGCCAACGACAGCGAGCAGCAGAGCATGTCCAGTGCCAGCGACGTAGACACACTCTCCCTGACAGACAGCAGTGT AGATGGGGTTCCACCATACAAATATCGCAAACAGCATCGACGAGAGATGCACGAAAGTGCCAAAGCAAATGGGCGTGTGCCACTACCTCATATTCCT CGAACAAACCGGATACCAAAGGACATTCACGTGGAGCCGGGGAAGTTTGCGGCGGATCTGATCAGCCGGCTGGAGGGAgtgcagagggagagggaggcccAGGAGAAACTGGAGGAGCGGCTGAAGAGAGTCCGATTG gaggaagagggtgaggatGCAGACATCTCCACATCCACCTCGTTCTCCAGTCACAGACTGCCCCCTGGTGGCCACCCACAGCACTACAACAACCCCCGCTACTCTGACATCGGCTACAACGGCCTGGCGCTGCGGCCTGACGCCCACGAGGAGAACCCCGAGAGCATCCTGGACGACCACGTCCAGCGAGTCATGAAGACCCCCGGCTGCCAGTCCCCGGGCACCGGCCGTCACTCTCCCAAGTCCCGCTCACCCGACGGCTTCCCTGCAGGTGGCAAGGTGCCCGGACCTGGGATGCCACCGCCCACAGGCCCGGGCAAACACCCAGCTCGGCTGGGGCCCAAGGGGGAAGCTGCCAGCCACCAATACCACCACAAACACGTGCACCACATCCACCACCCGGCCGGAGGGAAGCCCAAAGAGCAGGTGGAGGCTGACGCAGCCATGAGGGTCAATGGTAACTTCCACTGGGGGACGGAGCAGCACAACTATGGGTCCAAGTCTCGCAACTATGCTGACGGCACGGGCCCCAGCCCGATGGATCCTATGGGCTACAG CAAAGGTAGCACGCTATCGAAGCGGCCGTTTAAGAAGGCTGAGGAGGTGCGGACCTTTGAGGTGCCCGTGCCTACGGAGGACGTGGAGAGGAACCAGAAGATCCTCCAGTggatgatggagggagaggcggtCCGCAACAAGAAGAGCCCCTACGG GAGCACCACAGGGTCCAAGAAGACCCCGTCGAGCCACGAGGTGTCGCggcccagctctgtggagcgtCCCGGGGCAGTGCATCCCTGGGTCAGCGCCCAGCTGCGGAACAGTGTGCAGCCCTCACACCCCTTCATCCAGGACCCCACCATGCCCCCCAACCCGGCCCCCAACCCCCTCACCCAGCTGGAGGAGGCTaggaggagactggaggaggagaagaagaagacggGGACCTTACAGACCAAACAGAG GTATGTGATGGAAGTGATCCAGCGGGGGCGCGCTGCCGCCAGGCCCGCCCTTTTCCCACCGCTCAGCGTGGTGCCTGCCGTCTCTGACACAGAGCTCTCCGAGTCCGA ACATAAAGGGACGAAGAAGCCCGCGTGTGAGAACATTACGGTGGCCTACTACTTCTGTGGGGAGCCCATCCCGTACAGGACGTCGGTCAAAGGTCGCATGGTCATGCTGGGCCAGTTCAAAGAGCTACTGACTAAGAAGGGAAGCTACAG GTATTTTTTCAAGAAGCTAAGCAATGACTTTGGGGTGGTGTTCGAAGAGGTACGCGACGACGACGCCGTCCTGCCCATCTTTGAGGAGAAGATCATTGGGAAAGTGGAAAAGATTGATTGA